The following proteins come from a genomic window of Pseudomonas putida:
- a CDS encoding TetR family transcriptional regulator, with product MPDQGAAGIATAVAESVQYQGRKTARQGSEQRRQLILDAAMRIVVRDGVRGVRHRAVAAEAGVPLSATTYYFKDIEDLLTDTFAQYVERSAAYMAKLWANTEVVLRQLLAQGDGSPQARARLADEVARMTADYVQRQLLNRRDFLMAEQAFRQEALLCPRLAELVCAHEQILLHGTRQLLQVVGSRQPEQDAQMLTAIIEQLEYQGLLKQANAQADGQMLAMLTRYLQLVLASA from the coding sequence ATGCCTGACCAAGGCGCCGCCGGCATCGCCACCGCCGTCGCCGAAAGCGTGCAATACCAAGGCCGCAAGACTGCCCGCCAAGGCAGCGAACAGCGTCGCCAGTTGATTCTCGATGCCGCCATGCGCATTGTCGTGCGCGATGGCGTGCGCGGTGTGCGCCACCGGGCAGTGGCCGCCGAGGCCGGCGTGCCATTGTCGGCCACCACCTACTACTTCAAGGACATCGAGGACCTGCTCACCGATACCTTTGCCCAGTACGTCGAGCGCAGTGCGGCCTACATGGCCAAGCTGTGGGCCAACACCGAGGTGGTGTTGCGCCAGTTGCTGGCACAGGGCGATGGCAGCCCGCAGGCCCGGGCGCGGCTGGCTGACGAGGTGGCGCGTATGACCGCCGACTACGTTCAGCGGCAATTGCTGAACCGCCGTGACTTCCTGATGGCCGAGCAGGCCTTCCGCCAGGAAGCATTGCTGTGCCCGCGACTGGCCGAGCTGGTGTGCGCTCATGAGCAGATCCTGCTGCACGGCACCCGGCAATTGCTGCAGGTCGTGGGCTCGCGGCAGCCGGAGCAGGATGCACAGATGTTGACGGCGATTATCGAGCAGTTGGAATATCAAGGCCTGCTCAAGCAAGCGAATGCGCAAGCCGATGGGCAGATGCTCGCTATGCTTACCCGATACCTGCAGCTGGTGCTGGCATCGGCCTGA
- the lysS gene encoding lysine--tRNA ligase encodes MSDLKTESQDLQQEENALIALRKEKLAAERAKGNAFPNDFRRDSYCNDLQKQYADKTKEELEAAAIPVKVAGRIMLNRGSFMVIQDMTGRIQVYVNRKTLPEETLAAVKTWDLGDIISAEGTLARSGKGDLYVEMTNVRLLTKSLRPLPDKHHGLTDTEQRYRQRYVDLMVNEETRHTFRVRSQVISHIRKFLIERDFLEVETPMLQTIPGGAAAKPFETHHNALDMAMFLRIAPELYLKRLVVGGFEKVFEINRNFRNEGVSTRHNPEFTMLEFYQAYADYRDNMDLTEELFRELAQLVLGSTDVPYGDKVFHFGEPFVRLSVFDSILKYNPELTAADLQDVDRAREIARKAGAKVLGHEGLGKLQVMIFEELVEHKLEQPHFITEYPFEVSPLARRNDENPAVTDRFELFIGGREIANAYSELNDAEDQAERFLAQVAEKDAGDDEAMHYDADFVRALEYGMPPTAGEGIGIDRLVMLLTNSPSIRDVILFPHMRPQA; translated from the coding sequence ATGAGCGACCTGAAGACCGAATCGCAAGACCTGCAACAGGAAGAAAATGCCCTGATCGCCCTGCGCAAGGAAAAACTTGCCGCCGAGCGTGCCAAGGGCAATGCCTTCCCCAACGACTTCCGTCGCGACAGCTACTGCAACGACCTGCAGAAGCAGTATGCGGACAAGACCAAGGAAGAGCTGGAAGCAGCCGCGATCCCGGTCAAGGTCGCCGGCCGCATCATGCTCAACCGTGGTTCGTTCATGGTTATCCAGGACATGACTGGCCGTATTCAGGTCTACGTCAACCGCAAGACCCTGCCGGAAGAAACCCTGGCCGCCGTCAAGACCTGGGACCTGGGCGACATCATCAGCGCCGAAGGCACCCTGGCCCGTTCCGGCAAGGGCGACCTGTACGTCGAAATGACCAACGTGCGCCTGCTGACCAAGTCGCTGCGCCCGCTGCCCGACAAGCACCACGGCCTGACCGACACCGAGCAGCGCTACCGCCAGCGCTACGTCGACCTGATGGTCAACGAAGAAACCCGCCACACCTTCCGTGTGCGTTCGCAGGTGATCTCGCACATCCGCAAGTTCCTCATCGAGCGTGACTTCCTTGAAGTCGAAACGCCGATGCTGCAGACCATCCCGGGCGGTGCGGCAGCCAAGCCGTTCGAAACCCACCACAACGCCCTGGACATGGCCATGTTCCTGCGTATCGCGCCGGAGCTGTACCTCAAGCGCCTGGTCGTGGGTGGCTTCGAAAAAGTGTTCGAGATCAACCGTAACTTCCGTAACGAAGGCGTTTCGACTCGTCACAACCCTGAATTCACCATGCTCGAGTTCTACCAGGCCTACGCCGATTACCGCGACAACATGGACCTCACCGAGGAACTGTTCCGCGAGCTGGCGCAACTGGTACTGGGCTCCACCGACGTGCCGTACGGCGACAAGGTATTCCACTTCGGCGAGCCGTTCGTGCGCCTGTCGGTGTTCGACTCGATCCTCAAGTACAACCCGGAGCTGACCGCTGCCGACCTGCAGGACGTCGACCGCGCCCGCGAGATCGCCAGGAAGGCCGGCGCCAAGGTGCTGGGCCATGAAGGCTTGGGCAAGCTGCAGGTGATGATTTTCGAAGAGTTGGTCGAGCACAAGCTGGAACAGCCGCACTTCATTACCGAGTACCCGTTCGAAGTGTCGCCGCTGGCCCGTCGCAACGACGAGAACCCGGCCGTTACCGATCGTTTCGAGCTGTTCATCGGTGGCCGCGAAATCGCCAACGCCTACTCCGAGCTCAACGATGCCGAAGATCAGGCCGAGCGTTTCCTGGCCCAGGTGGCCGAGAAGGACGCGGGTGACGATGAAGCCATGCACTATGACGCCGACTTCGTTCGTGCGCTGGAGTACGGCATGCCGCCGACCGCCGGTGAAGGCATCGGCATCGACCGCCTGGTGATGCTGCTGACCAACTCGCCGTCGATCCGCGACGTCATCCTGTTCCCGCACATGCGTCCGCAGGCCTGA